Within Candidatus Poribacteria bacterium, the genomic segment TCGTTTTTAAAACCTCTTCAAACTCAAAACGGTGCAGCCCAGCTAGTTCCGAGGCTCTCGCAAGTGTCACTTCTCCCGCTTGATAGAGTTGGATTGAAGCATCAAGGTGAGATTTCTTTTTTTCGCGGACCAGGTTCTCGAGGGCTTCAACGATTAAGGTGTGAGGGTCAGGATAGAGTCCCGCACCAATCAGAGCATCGACCTCTTTTTTAAGAGTAGGTGAGTGAATTTCAATCTGTAGCATTGGGATACTCTCCTCAGAACTTACGTAAGCGTCAGATTTTGCAAGTTTCCCTGTTTTCATCCGTATATGTCCACAGAAACAGAGAATCTCATGAGACCTGCATTAAAAGATAACATGTTTCGCCTTGATTTGTCAAACTAACTTTTCCATGCCTCTGTTCTTTGTTTAATAGACCTGTGTTGTATTCCAACGTGAAATCTGTACAGACCTTAAATCTCAAGCTGCACAAAAACGAGATACACACCCGACATCAGGACCGCCAGAAATAGCACCAACAGCAGTAAATCCATTGCTGCGGTGTTGAAGTCTTTGCTTAGGTTGAGCGTATCCTTAAATTTAGGGATCGCTTCTGGACTGACAGGTTTCTGCGACATCCCTTCTTGAATTCCGATAACGTGAAGACTCTCCGGGTCTGCTCTATCGGTATCAATGACGAATTCGCGGTATTCACGAGCATACCGCTGCACATTCTCAATAAATTGCAAATGCCGTTCAAATCCAGTGCTAGCAAAAGATTCAAAGAGGCGTTGAACGATTGCTGTGGGTGAGATGCGGGTTATCGCCCGCGCCTGTTTCCCCTGTTTAATCTGCTGCTTCAAGTACGCCTCATTGAAACGTTCGTGTTCTTCTGCTTCCGTGGTAACATACTCGCCAAGCACGCGCACCGATGGCGTAGTTTGTGAGTCTCCATACTTATCTTGGTATACCTCACGCGCTTCGTCCGCCATTTGGATGCGCTGCTCCCAAAATTTCATATATGCCACCGGCACCGAGGTGCGACTGCCAATAGACGCTAACGTATTCGGCATAAATATTACAAAACTTACCCAAATCAACAATAGAACCACAAGGCTCACACCACTCTCCCTCGCCACTGCGGAGATGAGGAGACCGAGAGCGATAAACAGGCAGACGTAGAGGATAACGATACCATACAAAACACCTAAACGTCTCCATGCTTCAGCATTGAGTTGGACTGTCTCTGAGGTAGAGATGAGGAGTAGGTTCATCAACACTGCAATTGCAAACGGAATATTAATGCTGATGAATGCCCCTAAAAATTTGCCTATCAATACCGTGTGTCGTGGAATTGGGTTTGCCAAGGTCAGCCGCAATGTGCCGCGTTCCAGTTCACCAGAGATTGCGTCAAAAGTGAA encodes:
- a CDS encoding UPF0175 family protein; protein product: MKTGKLAKSDAYVSSEESIPMLQIEIHSPTLKKEVDALIGAGLYPDPHTLIVEALENLVREKKKSHLDASIQLYQAGEVTLARASELAGLHRFEFEEVLKTRGILKIVEVGSVEELKEGVSLIKSFHREKSKTKE
- a CDS encoding ABC transporter permease subunit produces the protein MWHIAKREIYDNLNSLRFALATVLLLVLMLTNAVVHLREHPARTQAYHNAAADAIKTLEARSTSLYRLATEGPGDLHKAPSPLRFCAEGDEAFLPKHAIGRNFVRHIANARPVWRIGYPQETPNLRDIRPDFTTLDWAFIVGYVLSFVAILFTFDAISGELERGTLRLTLANPIPRHTVLIGKFLGAFISINIPFAIAVLMNLLLISTSETVQLNAEAWRRLGVLYGIVILYVCLFIALGLLISAVARESGVSLVVLLLIWVSFVIFMPNTLASIGSRTSVPVAYMKFWEQRIQMADEAREVYQDKYGDSQTTPSVRVLGEYVTTEAEEHERFNEAYLKQQIKQGKQARAITRISPTAIVQRLFESFASTGFERHLQFIENVQRYAREYREFVIDTDRADPESLHVIGIQEGMSQKPVSPEAIPKFKDTLNLSKDFNTAAMDLLLLVLFLAVLMSGVYLVFVQLEI